One segment of Comamonas thiooxydans DNA contains the following:
- the mrdA gene encoding penicillin-binding protein 2: MMEIRNTEVELQRFRMRAVVMGCVVFLAFCLLVWRLLVLQVERHEEFAERAESNRTAVVPIVPNRGQILDRNGVVLATNYSAYTLEITRSKVEDLDETIEGLSGVIEITPRDRRKFKRLMDDSKSFESIPIRSRLTDEEVAKFAAQRYRFPGVDIKARLFRTYPLKETGSHLIGYIGRINQREKEEIDESDDAANYRGTEVMGKLGAEKSYELQLHGQTGWEEMETSAGGHAVRRLGSRPATPGHSLQLSVDIKLQKMVEDLYGNRRGVAIAMDPRNGEVLAMVSKPTYDPNLFVDGIDQESWKALNESLDRPLLNRSMRGTYPVGSTYKPFMGLAGIETGKRTPGTVIQDGGSWTFGGHTFRSGHALGPVDLARAIQHSSNVYFYTLANEMGVDAIHDFMKPLGFGQITGIDLPGEVRGVLPSKEWKRKTYKRAAQQQWFAGETISLGIGQGYNNFTILQLSHALATLVNNGMSFTPHVGKELIDSVTGTRTTIVQPAPVNLGYKQSNVDAVKRGMVGVVTGGTGRGVFGSASYLSGGKTGTAQAVSVGQKEKYNAARLAEYQRDHSLYIAYGPAEAPRIAVAVIVENAGFGAAAAAPIARRILDYWLVGNYPSEADIAAVRQGKAGAPIGTPRRVEDISVLSDDETAP, from the coding sequence ATGATGGAGATTCGCAACACCGAAGTCGAGCTGCAGCGCTTCCGGATGCGTGCAGTCGTCATGGGCTGCGTGGTATTTCTGGCGTTCTGTCTGTTGGTCTGGCGGCTGCTGGTGCTGCAGGTGGAGCGCCATGAGGAATTTGCCGAGCGGGCCGAGAGCAATCGCACGGCGGTGGTGCCCATCGTGCCCAACCGGGGCCAGATCCTGGATCGCAACGGCGTGGTGCTGGCCACCAATTACTCGGCCTATACGCTGGAGATCACTCGCTCCAAGGTCGAGGATCTGGACGAGACCATCGAGGGGCTGTCCGGGGTCATAGAGATCACGCCGCGCGACCGCCGCAAGTTCAAGCGACTCATGGATGACTCCAAGAGCTTTGAGTCGATTCCGATCCGCTCGCGCCTGACGGATGAGGAAGTCGCCAAGTTCGCGGCTCAGCGTTATCGCTTTCCGGGCGTGGACATCAAGGCCCGTCTGTTCCGTACCTACCCGCTCAAGGAAACCGGCAGCCATCTGATCGGATACATCGGTCGTATCAATCAAAGGGAAAAAGAAGAGATCGACGAGTCCGACGATGCGGCCAACTACCGCGGCACCGAGGTCATGGGCAAGCTGGGTGCCGAAAAAAGCTATGAGCTGCAACTGCACGGTCAGACCGGCTGGGAGGAAATGGAAACCTCGGCTGGCGGCCATGCCGTGCGCCGCCTGGGCAGTCGCCCCGCCACGCCGGGACACAGCCTGCAGCTGTCGGTGGACATCAAGCTGCAGAAGATGGTGGAAGACCTCTACGGCAATCGCCGTGGCGTGGCCATTGCCATGGACCCGCGCAACGGCGAGGTGCTGGCCATGGTCAGCAAGCCGACCTACGACCCGAATCTGTTTGTCGACGGCATCGACCAGGAGAGCTGGAAGGCACTCAACGAGTCGCTGGATCGCCCTTTGCTCAACCGCTCCATGCGCGGCACCTACCCGGTAGGCTCGACCTACAAGCCCTTCATGGGCCTGGCGGGCATAGAGACCGGCAAGCGCACGCCGGGCACGGTGATTCAGGACGGCGGCTCCTGGACTTTTGGCGGCCATACCTTCCGCTCCGGCCATGCACTGGGCCCGGTGGATCTGGCGCGCGCCATCCAGCATTCCAGCAACGTCTATTTCTACACGCTGGCCAACGAGATGGGCGTGGATGCGATCCACGACTTCATGAAGCCGCTGGGCTTTGGTCAGATCACAGGCATCGATCTGCCCGGCGAGGTGCGCGGCGTGCTGCCCAGCAAGGAGTGGAAGCGCAAGACCTACAAGCGCGCCGCCCAGCAGCAATGGTTTGCAGGCGAGACGATTTCTCTGGGTATCGGCCAGGGCTACAACAACTTCACCATCCTCCAGCTCTCGCATGCGCTGGCCACGCTGGTCAACAACGGCATGAGCTTCACGCCCCATGTGGGCAAGGAGCTGATCGATTCCGTCACCGGTACGCGAACGACCATTGTTCAGCCGGCTCCCGTCAACCTGGGCTACAAGCAGAGCAATGTCGATGCCGTCAAGCGTGGCATGGTGGGAGTGGTGACCGGCGGCACGGGGCGCGGCGTATTCGGCAGTGCCAGCTATTTGTCGGGGGGCAAGACCGGCACGGCCCAGGCAGTGAGCGTGGGCCAGAAGGAAAAGTACAACGCTGCGCGTCTGGCCGAGTATCAGCGCGACCATTCGCTCTATATCGCCTACGGCCCGGCCGAAGCGCCCAGGATTGCCGTGGCGGTGATTGTGGAGAATGCCGGCTTCGGTGCGGCGGCTGCCGCGCCTATCGCACGCCGTATCCTGGACTACTGGCTGGTGGGCAACTATCCCAGCGAGGCCGATATTGCTGCCGTGCGTCAGGGCAAGGCGGGCGCACCGATCGGCACGCCGCGCCGTGTGGAAGACATCTCGGTGCTGTCCGACGACGAAACAGCACCTTGA
- a CDS encoding ABC transporter ATP-binding protein, translating into MTEVMQNRRIEGAVGDYAPPQDVRPLVQAVDLWTEFGEGESRFAVHQDLNFDVYPGEILALVGGSGTGKTVLLRQILGLLSPSRGTVTVDGQPSREVISGELAASQVGMLFQQGALYSAFNVLDNIAFALREQGTLPDAVVRDAAMVKLQMVGLKPEHASRMPADLSGGMIKRVALARALMMDPPLLLLDEPTAGLDPKGSDEFCELLRDIHAELGLTVIMVTHDLDTLFALSTRVAVLAEKKVLFTGAPRDVARIKHPFIEHFFQGERGRRAMAPVQGGVAAEES; encoded by the coding sequence ATGACAGAGGTGATGCAGAACCGCCGTATCGAGGGGGCCGTGGGCGACTACGCGCCGCCGCAGGATGTGAGGCCGCTGGTGCAGGCAGTGGACCTGTGGACCGAGTTCGGCGAGGGCGAGTCGCGCTTTGCCGTGCACCAGGACCTGAACTTTGATGTCTATCCGGGTGAGATTCTGGCCCTGGTGGGTGGCTCCGGCACGGGCAAGACCGTGCTGCTGCGACAGATACTGGGCCTGCTCTCGCCTTCGCGCGGCACGGTGACCGTGGATGGCCAGCCCTCGCGCGAGGTCATCAGCGGCGAGCTGGCGGCGAGTCAGGTGGGCATGCTGTTCCAGCAGGGGGCGCTGTATTCGGCCTTCAATGTGCTGGACAACATCGCATTCGCGCTGCGCGAGCAGGGCACCTTGCCCGATGCCGTGGTGCGCGACGCGGCCATGGTCAAGCTGCAGATGGTGGGCCTCAAGCCGGAGCACGCATCGCGCATGCCTGCAGACCTGTCGGGCGGCATGATCAAGCGTGTGGCGCTGGCGCGCGCGCTGATGATGGATCCGCCGCTGCTGCTGCTCGACGAACCCACAGCGGGGCTGGACCCCAAGGGCTCGGATGAGTTCTGCGAGCTGCTGCGCGATATTCATGCAGAGTTGGGCCTGACCGTGATCATGGTCACCCACGATCTGGACACGCTGTTTGCGCTGTCCACACGAGTGGCCGTGCTGGCCGAGAAAAAAGTGCTGTTCACCGGGGCTCCGCGCGATGTGGCCCGGATCAAGCACCCGTTTATTGAACATTTCTTCCAGGGAGAGCGTGGCCGCCGTGCCATGGCCCCGGTGCAAGGCGGCGTGGCCGCAGAGGAAAGCTGA
- a CDS encoding ABC transporter permease, with the protein MPSSDQLPQCPLQSREGQQWAVPAGRWSAAELGDRHIWRRLAPQIRAVPKGVAWDLQQMVWLDHIGAQLLWEQWGKAWPAQLLTTKTQRSMLERVARFSEVPESKPEPSGWMCEVNRLGQMVIDACGHFSNLIQLVGQLLLDCLRLLRNPLRGPWRDISGHLYATGATALPITALVGFLIGVVLAYLMALQLRQFGAESFIVNILGISLIRELGPLLAAILVAGRSGSAITAQIGVMRVTEELDAMQVMGISQGYRLVLPRALALAVSMPLVALWTILAALAGGMVAADLTMDITPSYFVQSLPAAVKIGNLVLAMGKSVVFGVLIALIGCHWGLKVEPNTQSLGRGTTAAVVSSITMVIIVDAIFAILFRNVGF; encoded by the coding sequence TTGCCCAGCTCAGACCAACTACCTCAATGCCCGCTGCAGTCCCGCGAAGGTCAGCAATGGGCCGTGCCTGCGGGCCGCTGGAGTGCCGCCGAGCTGGGCGATCGCCATATCTGGCGCCGGCTGGCGCCGCAGATCAGGGCCGTGCCCAAGGGCGTGGCCTGGGATTTGCAGCAAATGGTCTGGTTGGACCACATCGGTGCCCAGCTGCTGTGGGAGCAATGGGGCAAGGCCTGGCCGGCCCAACTGCTGACGACCAAGACCCAGCGCTCCATGCTGGAGCGTGTGGCCAGATTCAGCGAAGTGCCCGAGTCCAAGCCCGAACCCTCGGGATGGATGTGCGAGGTCAATCGACTGGGTCAGATGGTGATCGATGCCTGTGGGCACTTTTCCAACTTGATCCAGCTGGTCGGCCAGTTGCTGCTGGATTGCCTGCGCCTGCTGCGCAACCCGCTTCGCGGCCCCTGGCGCGATATTTCGGGCCATCTCTATGCAACGGGAGCGACAGCCTTGCCGATCACGGCGCTGGTCGGCTTTCTGATCGGTGTGGTGCTGGCCTATCTGATGGCGCTGCAGCTGCGCCAGTTCGGGGCCGAATCCTTTATCGTCAACATTCTTGGCATTTCGCTGATCCGCGAGCTCGGGCCGCTGCTGGCGGCGATTCTGGTGGCAGGGCGCAGCGGCTCGGCCATCACGGCGCAGATCGGCGTGATGCGCGTGACCGAAGAGCTCGACGCCATGCAGGTCATGGGCATCTCCCAGGGTTACCGGCTGGTGCTGCCGCGTGCGCTGGCGCTGGCTGTGTCCATGCCGCTGGTGGCGTTGTGGACCATTCTTGCGGCACTGGCTGGCGGCATGGTCGCGGCGGACCTGACCATGGACATCACGCCGTCCTATTTCGTGCAAAGCCTGCCTGCGGCCGTGAAGATCGGCAATCTGGTGCTGGCCATGGGCAAGTCCGTGGTGTTTGGCGTGCTGATTGCCCTGATCGGCTGCCATTGGGGTCTGAAGGTAGAGCCCAATACCCAGAGCCTGGGGCGGGGCACCACGGCGGCGGTGGTGTCATCCATCACCATGGTCATCATCGTGGATGCCATCTTTGCCATCCTCTTCAGAAACGTGGGCTTTTAG
- a CDS encoding MlaD family protein: protein MENKSHAMAAGIFVLVVATLLAGLAVWLTRDNREYQLYEMSTKDGVSGLQPQATVRYKGVPVGKVVRIGFDPQIPGNVLIRIAVGEDTPVTPATYAQLGYQGVTGLAHIQLDDDSKPSQPLKPGPSGLPRLPMKSSPLNMLADQGPVLLERVDEISRRLNSMLGEDNQKRVSAALDNIAAASGGIKDLAETMNKTAKDFPQITADAHQTLQSLTKAGNAATGVATDLQQTVRKVNAPDGPLQQIAEGTQALSQAAESLGRSTLPRMNGAADDVSRAARTMGAAAGRFNDNPQSVIYGQGLGQPGPGEPGFVAPAK from the coding sequence ATGGAAAACAAGTCCCATGCCATGGCTGCCGGCATCTTCGTGCTGGTGGTGGCGACCCTGCTGGCAGGGCTGGCCGTCTGGCTGACGCGCGACAACCGCGAATACCAGCTCTATGAAATGTCCACCAAGGACGGTGTTAGCGGCCTGCAGCCCCAGGCCACGGTGCGCTACAAGGGCGTGCCCGTGGGCAAGGTGGTGCGCATCGGCTTTGACCCGCAGATTCCCGGCAATGTGCTGATTCGCATTGCCGTGGGCGAGGACACGCCGGTCACGCCGGCCACCTACGCCCAGCTCGGCTATCAGGGAGTGACGGGGCTGGCCCATATCCAGCTCGACGACGACAGCAAGCCTTCGCAACCGCTCAAGCCCGGGCCCAGCGGCCTGCCGCGCCTGCCCATGAAGTCATCGCCGCTGAACATGCTGGCCGACCAGGGGCCGGTGCTGCTGGAGCGGGTTGACGAAATTTCACGCCGCCTCAACTCCATGCTGGGCGAGGACAACCAGAAGCGGGTGAGCGCGGCGCTGGACAATATCGCTGCCGCATCCGGCGGAATCAAGGATCTGGCCGAGACCATGAACAAGACGGCCAAGGACTTTCCACAGATCACGGCGGATGCGCACCAGACCCTGCAGTCCCTGACCAAGGCCGGCAATGCTGCCACGGGCGTGGCGACCGATCTGCAGCAGACCGTGCGCAAGGTCAATGCCCCCGATGGTCCGCTGCAGCAGATTGCCGAGGGCACGCAGGCCCTGTCGCAGGCGGCCGAGTCGCTGGGACGCAGCACCTTGCCGCGCATGAACGGCGCGGCCGACGATGTCTCGCGCGCGGCGCGCACCATGGGCGCGGCCGCGGGCCGCTTCAATGACAACCCG
- a CDS encoding GMC family oxidoreductase, whose product MSDTQFDYIVIGGGTAGSLLCNRLTRNKNHRTLLIEAGGKDDYHWIHIPVGYLYCIGNPRTDWLYQTEPDPGLNGRSLRYPRGKTLGGCSSINGMIYMRGQARDYEQWAELTGDDTWRWEQVLPAFKQHEDHWRLDAGGSASEEFMRLHGSKSTGGSGEWRVEKQRLRWDILDAFAQAAQQAGIPATDDFNRGCNEGVGYFEVNQKSGLRWNTAKAFLRPTCYGRPNFEMWTRAQVRRLLLEDLPDGSQRCTGAEVWTGEEMVTVQAGREVLLCAGAVNSPHILQLSGIGPGELLQRHGMAVRRDLPGVGANLQDHLQIRSVYKVQNAKTLNTMAGSLWGKAAIALEYALKRSGPMSMAPSQLGAFTRSNPALAHPNLEYHVQPLSLDAFGEPLHDFAAFTASVCNLNPSSRGTVQLQSTDFRQAPAIAPHYLSTPEDRQVAADSLRVTRRIVSQPALARFQPEEFKPGVQYQSDEELARLAGDIATTIFHPVGTTKMGRADDPMAVLDSRFKVRGVQGLRVVDAGAMPTITSGNTNSPTLMMAEKAAQWIRDAT is encoded by the coding sequence ATGAGTGATACCCAGTTCGACTACATCGTCATCGGCGGCGGCACAGCAGGTTCTCTGCTGTGCAACCGTCTCACCCGCAACAAGAATCACCGGACTCTGCTGATCGAAGCCGGCGGCAAGGATGACTACCACTGGATCCACATCCCCGTCGGCTATCTCTATTGCATAGGCAACCCGCGCACCGACTGGCTCTACCAGACCGAGCCCGACCCCGGCCTCAACGGTCGCAGCCTGCGCTATCCGCGCGGCAAGACACTGGGCGGCTGCTCCAGCATCAACGGCATGATCTACATGCGCGGCCAGGCCCGCGACTACGAGCAATGGGCCGAACTCACCGGCGACGACACCTGGCGCTGGGAGCAGGTGCTGCCGGCCTTCAAACAGCATGAAGACCATTGGCGTCTCGACGCCGGCGGCAGCGCCAGCGAAGAGTTCATGCGCCTGCACGGCAGCAAGAGCACCGGCGGCAGCGGCGAGTGGCGCGTGGAGAAGCAGCGTCTGCGCTGGGACATCCTCGACGCCTTTGCCCAGGCCGCGCAGCAGGCCGGCATTCCGGCCACCGACGACTTCAACCGCGGCTGCAACGAGGGCGTGGGCTACTTCGAGGTCAACCAGAAGTCAGGTCTGCGCTGGAACACAGCCAAGGCATTTCTGCGTCCCACCTGCTATGGCCGCCCCAACTTCGAGATGTGGACCCGCGCCCAGGTGCGCCGGCTGCTTCTGGAAGATCTGCCGGACGGCAGCCAGCGCTGCACCGGAGCCGAAGTCTGGACCGGAGAGGAGATGGTGACCGTGCAGGCCGGACGCGAAGTGCTGCTCTGCGCGGGTGCGGTCAACTCGCCGCATATCCTGCAGCTGTCTGGCATAGGCCCCGGCGAATTGCTGCAGCGCCATGGGATGGCTGTGCGCCGCGATCTGCCCGGCGTGGGCGCCAATCTGCAGGACCATTTACAGATCCGCTCGGTCTACAAGGTGCAGAACGCCAAGACGCTCAACACCATGGCCGGCAGTCTCTGGGGCAAGGCGGCCATCGCCCTTGAATACGCACTCAAGCGCAGCGGCCCCATGAGCATGGCGCCTTCGCAACTCGGTGCCTTTACACGCAGCAATCCGGCATTGGCCCATCCCAATCTGGAATATCACGTGCAACCGCTGTCGCTGGATGCCTTTGGCGAGCCGCTGCACGACTTTGCCGCCTTCACCGCCAGCGTCTGCAACCTCAACCCCAGCAGCCGCGGCACGGTACAACTGCAAAGCACGGATTTCCGCCAGGCTCCGGCCATCGCACCCCACTACCTCTCCACGCCAGAAGACCGGCAGGTGGCGGCAGACAGCCTGCGCGTCACGCGGCGCATCGTCAGCCAGCCGGCGCTTGCGCGCTTCCAACCCGAAGAGTTCAAGCCCGGTGTTCAATACCAGAGCGACGAGGAGCTGGCGCGTCTGGCCGGTGATATCGCCACCACCATCTTCCACCCCGTGGGCACGACCAAGATGGGACGCGCCGACGACCCGATGGCAGTCCTGGACAGCCGTTTCAAGGTGCGAGGCGTGCAGGGTCTGCGCGTGGTCGATGCCGGCGCCATGCCCACCATCACCAGCGGCAACACCAACAGCCCGACGCTGATGATGGCCGAGAAGGCGGCGCAGTGGATTCGTGACGCGACCTGA
- a CDS encoding TSUP family transporter has product MEWILVSFASALAGFVDAIVGGGGLILVPAMFAAFPTTTPATLFGTNKSAAVWGTAISAWQYSKRVHITWATLLPAIGTTLVGAFLGAWAVTLISPDFLRKLLPFILLGVLGYTLAKKELGRDHEPRLAGRTEMLTASAIGLLIGFYDGFFGPGTGSFFVFLFVRLLGYDFLNASASAKLLNLASNAAALLLFTLKGHVWWHFVIPLAVANVLGSMLGTWMALRHGTGFVRTIFIGVVSLLILKTGYDAFLR; this is encoded by the coding sequence ATGGAATGGATTCTTGTTTCCTTCGCCTCGGCCCTGGCCGGGTTTGTTGACGCCATCGTGGGAGGCGGCGGACTGATTCTGGTGCCGGCCATGTTTGCAGCCTTCCCCACCACCACGCCTGCCACGCTGTTTGGCACCAACAAGAGCGCCGCCGTCTGGGGAACGGCCATTTCCGCCTGGCAGTACAGCAAGCGCGTGCATATCACCTGGGCCACGCTGCTGCCCGCCATCGGCACGACGCTGGTGGGAGCTTTTCTCGGAGCCTGGGCAGTCACGTTGATTTCGCCCGATTTTCTGCGCAAGCTGCTGCCCTTCATCCTGCTTGGCGTGCTGGGCTACACCTTGGCAAAAAAAGAGCTGGGCCGCGACCACGAGCCACGCCTGGCGGGCCGCACCGAGATGCTGACCGCCAGCGCCATCGGCCTGCTGATCGGTTTCTACGACGGCTTCTTCGGCCCGGGCACAGGCAGCTTCTTCGTGTTCCTGTTCGTGCGCCTGCTGGGCTATGACTTCCTCAACGCCTCGGCCAGCGCCAAGCTGCTGAACCTGGCCTCCAACGCCGCAGCACTGCTGCTGTTCACTCTCAAGGGCCATGTCTGGTGGCACTTTGTCATCCCGCTGGCCGTGGCCAATGTGCTGGGCAGCATGCTGGGCACCTGGATGGCCTTGCGCCACGGCACGGGCTTTGTGCGTACGATTTTCATCGGCGTGGTCAGCCTGCTGATTCTGAAGACAGGTTACGACGCTTTTCTGCGTTAA
- the mreD gene encoding rod shape-determining protein MreD, with protein sequence MIMPRGQQLLLPVNPLFIVVTLVIGLAVNMLPLGRIVWLPDMLMLLLAFWSLNQPQRVGLGIAFALGLVMDVDRASLLGQHALAYTLLVFVTGWMSRRLLWFSSPVQALHLLPVFAAAHGIQVLLRVATGGIFPGLEFLIAPVIETLLWPVVSALLLAPQRRAPDSDENRPL encoded by the coding sequence ATGATCATGCCGCGCGGCCAGCAGCTGTTGCTGCCGGTCAACCCTCTGTTCATCGTCGTCACCCTGGTGATCGGACTGGCCGTCAATATGCTGCCGCTGGGCCGCATCGTCTGGCTGCCGGACATGCTCATGTTGCTGCTGGCCTTCTGGAGCCTGAACCAGCCGCAGCGCGTGGGTCTGGGCATTGCCTTTGCGCTGGGCCTGGTCATGGATGTGGACCGGGCCTCGCTGCTGGGCCAGCATGCACTGGCCTACACCTTGCTGGTCTTCGTGACGGGCTGGATGAGTCGTCGTCTGCTCTGGTTCTCGAGCCCCGTGCAGGCTCTGCACCTGCTGCCGGTATTTGCCGCGGCGCACGGCATTCAGGTACTGCTGCGTGTCGCGACGGGAGGTATCTTCCCCGGGCTGGAGTTTCTGATAGCGCCAGTGATCGAGACCTTGCTGTGGCCTGTGGTCAGTGCTTTGCTGCTGGCGCCGCAGCGCCGTGCGCCGGACAGCGATGAAAACCGGCCTCTGTAG